DNA from Dietzia lutea:
GGCGATCTGTCGCAGGAGGTCCACCGCGGTCTGCAGGCGCGACTCCGTGCCGACGAACGACTGCTCGGCCAGGCCCTGCACCCAGGCGTATGCCTTCTCCAGGGCCGGGGTGGCGTCGTAGTGGATCTCGTCGGCGCCCAGTGGGTAGAAGCGGCGCAGGAACCCCGCCTCGGGGCCCGCCCAGTCCGCCAGGTACTCGGCGGCCGTGCGCACGAATCGCGGGTTGGCCGGGTCCTGGGTGTTGATCGCGTACAGCTGGTCGTCCGGCGCCGCCACCAGCTCCCCCTCCGAGCTGGCGCCGCGGCCCTCCTCCACAAAGAAGCGGCCCAGCACCGTGAGCAGCAGCGGCGCATGGGTGGCGCGCAGCATCCGCCAGGCGGGATGCCGCTCGCGCAGCGCCTCGATCTGCGCGTACTCCACGTAGGGGCTCCTCGAGGTGGGTGGACTGTCGGTAACGGCGGCTCGCGCGCCGAGGGGACAGTCTAGAAGTGGGGGGCGAGGAGCCCGCGCGGGGGCAAGCGCGAAGTGAACCCGGTCAGCCGTCAACGCGACCCGTACATTCCCAGCAACGTTAGCGTTCCCTAAAACGCCGCGATCGAAGACGGCGACTGTCGACCTTCACGTCCGCACCAGTGCCCTACCCGCCGAGTCGTACCACCGGCAACCCGAGGTTATGGAAAGTGCGGAGTTGCGTATTGCACCCGATCAATCTGGTAAATATTAAAACCCCCTCTCGGACGGACACGGTGCAGCGTGGTGAAAGCCATATTCCAAGCATGGGAATGAGCGACTACGCCGCTTGCGCGTATCGGAGCCCTGTCGGGTCATGAAGTTGCTGAAACCGACTCAGCTGATTTTGTGCGAATCTGCTCGGCCATTAGTCGTCTCGGACGATCGCAAATGCTCACACAGCAGGCGCAGTTTCACTTACCTCTGCGCGAATCAATCAATTCATTGATGTGCCAATCAAGGGCGCTTACTATATTGCGCACCTGGGCTTCGACGCCTTCGAGCGCGGTCTCCGTTGTAGCAAACTTCTCGAAAGCCTTGACGTAGTCAGTGCTATCGCCGAGTTTGCGGGCCGATCCCTTCCACTGCCGCACAGTGCGGTAACTGATCTTCCTCGCGAGGGAATGCCCCGAGAGAATCTCATCGAGCGTATGCGCACGCAACTCCTCGTCGATGACTACTCCGAAGTTGCTACCCCTCGTCTGGACGTAGCTGAGGTCCAGATCCAGTTCTTCGAGCCGGTCCAGCAGATGTTCCGAGAGCGTCTTAGCCAGCTTCTCCGCTGTATCGACCGGGGAGAGAGCAAGCAGCCTTTCTGCGAATCGACCAAGTTCGCGCGGGTGGCGCTGATGCTCTGGAAAGAGCGCGTCGAGCTCCGGAGTGGGCGCGTCAATCGCAATCGGCACGCCAGACGACGAACTTCGCCGCATCAAGTCGCAGACGACATACGTGTAGATCTTCGCTGCCGCCTCGACCGTAGCCGGCCTCACCTTGTCGTCATGGTAGACCTCGTTGCGGTAAAGGTGCAGCCGCCTGAGAACAGCTGCGTGAGAGGGGCTGAACACATTGTTGCGTTGAAGATAAGCAACCTTGGGGGCGAACTCACTCTCGATTTTCTCCAGTTCTCCGTCTAACGCCAACTTGCGCTCAAGCTCCACCTTGACGTCTGCGAGCTTTCGAGGCGGTTCATCGTCGTCATCGAATGGAGTCGGCTGCTCTTCGGTCTCGCCGCGCTCCAAAGCGGCGCACACCGACTCGTAGTAGCCTTCGCCTAGATGATTAAGAGAGAGTCTTCTGTCACACTCGCGCTTGAGAAGTAATTCGGCCGTGTTGTCAAGAAGCATAAGGCTAATCCGCCAGCGGGAAACGCCCCCCTGATGCAGCAGTCGATTCGATTCCGAAACCTGCACCACGAGTCGCTCAATGCTGTCCATATCCCCGTCCGATCGTCAACCTGCCGACGTCACAATACGTCCAATGGGACACTGAACCGCCTGTCAGTGTTCCACCAGCCTCGTCGCAAAATGTGTGGGATTGAGCGCGCAGCCCTGTGACACAGCAACGATGGCCGGAGGCATATCGTCCCGGACGGGTGCACCCCACCGGGCACACCTGGCCTCATCAATCGCCCGCCCACCACTGCATGTGAGAATCGCCCGTCTGGATCTAGCGAGCGCCCAGGCGGCGGCTCGCTAAGGATCCTGTTCTCGCAACTTCCAGGGCCTTCTCGCTACGTCGAAGGCTCGAGGCAGCGCATCAGAATCCGAGATTCCAACTCCCTTCGATGACACAATGACTCGACCGCACAATTCCGCCCGACCAGAAGGTCACGACGTAGCGGCGGCTACAAGGAAGAGGCACATGTCCGCTAATCGAGTGAAACTTGAGAAAGTTGCCGCCGAGGTCGCCCCTGCCGCGACGAGTTGTACCCACCTTGGCACCGGTGGGTTCGCCAGTACGTTCCGAATTCAAACCGTCGACGGAGACGACTACGCACTCAAGATCGTGGACGCCGCCCAGGCTGGTGCGGAACGTACCGACCGTGAGTTAAGCGCTCTAGAACGCGTCGCCCACCCCAACGTCGTGGGCTACCAAGGAACGGGCACACAGGTCTTCGAGGGGGTGACCTACCGATGGCTCAAGATGGACTTTGTAGCCGGAGACACGCTGGGCAACGTCATCAAAGGCGGACAAAAGTTCAACCTGATCGAGGCAGTTGATCTTGTGCGGCAGGCGGTTGAGGGCGCAGCTGCCTTGTGGCACGCACAGACTTCTCACCGCGACCTCACCCCCAACAACTTAATGATCACTCCTGCCGGTGACCTCGTCATTGTCGACCTAGGGATGGCGCGCGCTCTTGACGACAAAACCATCACGACGTTGCCCACGCCGGGCACGCCCGGATGGATGTCGCCGGAGCAAGTGGGGGCCAACCAGACACACGGGGACTGGCGCTCCGATCAATTCGTTCTGGGGCTTAACGCTTACTGGCTACTCACTGGCTCTCTACCGTTCACATATCGCACCCCGTATGAAGCATGGATGGCTCCGGACCGCCAGACTCCGCGCAATCCCCGCGACCTCAATCCCGCGATCCCAACAGCCTTGGCCGACCTGGTCATGAAGATGCTTGCCAAGGCTCCGCACCGCCGGTTTCTCAAGGCCGCCAAGCTCATCGACGACATCGAGCGCATCGCAGCAGCACTATCGATCCCCGAGCATGCCCCACAGACCACTCCCCAGTTCTTACTGGCCATTGGGGATAAGAAGAGCTTCGCCTCTGCGCCGGGGTTTTTGAAGTCCCTCCGTCCCGACGGCATCGTCATCGAACCGCGTAGCAAAGACCGCGTTTCAGAATTTATGGCTTTAACCGACGCTGGCGCTACCGAGCGGATTATCGATCCGTGCACGTACTTGTCGCGCTCACCCATCAATCACAGGCCTGCCTACATCCAAAGGCAGGACTACGGCAAGGGTCCGAATCTGACCGGATTCGCCTCCCCCATCGACCGCGAAGCCTACTGCGCATTGGCACTCGACATGCAGCTCGAGGCAGCACCATCAATTGTGCTGGCACCCTACTTTTTTGCGGCCAATGGTGAAAGTTCTTGGATCACCGAAAGTCTGCTGTGCGCTTCTACGACGGTGGACCTGCTAGAGCGGCGCGCTCCCGATCGCGAAGGCGTGTTAGAACGCGTGTGGACCACAGTCGCGGTGGCACAGGCCTGGCTGACTCAAGACGACGCCCGTGACCAGCTACTGACGATGTTGACCTCCCAGCCCATCGACACCCTCCATCTGCTCGTGCGCACGAACCAGCCACCTTTCGCCCCGTTGGGCGATAGCGGCGTTCTCAACGGGCTGACTGACGTGCTGAGTGTGATGCGGGAGTTCGAAGTGCCTGTGGTTCTGGGGCGGCGGGCCTCCGAGGGCTTGCTTGGTCTCGCGCTAGGCGCAACCGGCTGGACGACGGGCGTCTCGGGGGTCCAGATGAACATGAGCTCTCACCCGGAATCCCCTCAGAGAGGAGGACCCCCTCAAGATCGCATCTATGTACCTCAACTTCTGACGTATGTCACCACATCCACCTACGTACAGTTCGTTTCTGCCGAACCTGATCTCGTCGATCTGGACACTGCTGCGGCCCGCACCTTACTTTCCGCCACCCCGACTCTAGACTCACTGAGCACCGAGCAACGGGTGCTGCTCCTGCAGCACAACATCACCGCCATGCGTAATCAGGTTAGTGAACTAGCGGGACAGGATACTGCCGGGAGGATTAGTCACATGAGGGATCTGGTCCTAACGGCGCAGAGCACATTCGGTAGCCTTCCGGCGCCAGCGGGGCCAGGAGAGTCCGCCGCGTATCTCTCCGCCTGGTCTACGGCGCTCGGCTGAGCATCCTCGAGCTCGGCGCGGGGCACAGCCACTTTATAGAATCGGGCTACCCGCGACCCTGTTTTTCGGAGCTCGAACCGTGCTCAGTAGTTGCTCGGCAGCCCAGCGGCGACGCGCCGGCTGCAGAGGCCCGCTCTCGGGAGCCTCCAGCGCAACCTCGACACCCCCAGCAGAGTCGATCGCCAGCAAGCCAACTCGGTTGCGACGCGCCTCGGTCTCCAGTTTCGCACTCATCACGGGCGCAGGCATCGCTACAAAGCTGCGCTCTGCGAACAACCGATACCTACCGGCCTGCGCGACAGCGCGGCGCCAGTCCTTGAGCTTCAACTCAACCGCGACCAAGCTACTGAACGGGTCGCTGGCATTGAGCGTCGCTCGGTACGACGGCGTTGAATCCACGGGGGAGTAAGCAACTTCCAAGTGGCCTCCGGCGATGAGGGGCTCAACGATCTGCCGCTCCAACGAACGCCACCCATAGGGTGCCCATGCGCGAAGCTGCGATTCCGCTATCGGTTCTTGCGCCTTGTCTAAGACGCTCAGGGCGAGCGGGTTAGAGAACGTCGACCGGGTGGGTAGCCTAGCGTCGCTTGAGAAGCCCGCAACAAGGTCAGCCACCCCGCGACCAGCATCAACCTCGTCTCCAAGAGCGACGACGTCTTTCTGCGCGTTCAACCAAGCTCGGACCGGCTCTGCGAGTTGAACTTCGGCGGTGTAATGCACGCCCGCCGCTGTACGGGCGGGGTCAACGACTGCAATCGACATTCGCACCCCCAATTAGATCTGTTCACAGCACTCTAGGGGGTTGCGGCCCACGACGTTATGGTCATGCCCCAGGCAGGGGTCCACATCACACCTATACGGTGCGTCGAGACACGGCCGAAGCAGCCATGACTGACTGAATCGCCCCGGGTTTGATGGAGACATCGATTACCCGGGAAGGGGTCATCAAAGCTATGGGCGCACCTCGCAAGTATCCGGATGAGCTTCGCGAACGAGCCACGCGGATGGCGCTGGAAGCCTTGGCCGACCCCGACCGCGCGCATGGTGCGATCGTGCGGGTCGCTGAGCAGCTCGGCGTGCACCGCGAAGCACTTCGCACCTGGGTGCGCAAATCCCAGGCTGAGGGCCAGGACGCTTTGTCGGTGTCGGCCGATCGCGACGCGCGCCTGGCGCAGTTGGAGAAGGAGAACCGCAAGCTGCGGCGGGCGAACACGATCTTGAAGCAGGCGTCGGCTTCCTTCGCAGCGGAGCTGGACCGTCCACGGCGATGAAGGTCGATTTCATCGACCGGCACAAGGACGAGCACGGTGTCCAGCTGATCTGCGACGCCCTGGCCGAGACCAGCGCCGCGATCGCGCCTTCGTCCTACTACGCCGCCGAGTCCCGTCCACCGTCGGCGCGGTCGCTTCGCGATGCCGAGCTCATGGCGGCGATCACCACGATGTGCAAGGAGAGCTACCACGTGTACGGCGCTCGGAAGATGTGGAAGGAGATTGGACGCGCAGGCCACCAGGTCGCCCGCTGCACCGTCGAACGCCTGATGCGCGCTGAAGGTCTCAAGGGGTCTAACGGGCCAAGTCGCCGCTGACAACCCGTCCGAAGGCCGAGACCGAGCGGTCGGCTGACCTGGTGGAACGCAAGTTCGTCGCCGAGCGTCCGAACCAACTGTGGGTCGCCGACATCACCTACGTCCGCACCTACGCCGGGTGGGTGTACGCGGCGTTCACCATCGACGTCTACTCGTGGATGGTCGTCGACTGGCAACTGTCCAAAAACTTGTACACAGACCTGGCCCTGGATGCGCTGAACATGGCGATCTGGCAGCGCACCCACGCCGGCGACGACCTGAGCGGGCTGATCCACCACAGCGACCGCGGCGTGCAGTACCGGGCGCTGCGCTACACCGAACGCCTCGACGAACAGGACCTGGTCGCCTCGGTGGGTTCCCGCGGCGACTCCTACGACAACGCCCTCGCGGAGGCGTTCAACTCTCTGTTCAAAGCCGAGCTGACCCGCAACCGCCACAAGGGACCATGGCGGGACATCGACGACCTCGAAATTGCCGTTGCCGAGTACATCGACTGGTTCAACCACCGCCGCATCCACGGCGAGATCGGCTACCTCCCACCCGCCGAACACGAAGCACAACTCGCCGCGGCCGAACCGTCACCCGAGACCGTCGACGACCTCGTCGACGCCTGATAACCACCCTCTACAGAACCCGGGCCTGACGTACTGCTCACCCAGGAGCTCGGCCAGTGCGCGTCCGCGGTCGAGCCAGGCCATCTCGTCAAATTCGTCCGACCACACAGGCTAATCACCTGGTCGGTCACCGAAGTGACCGAAACGAGCGTCGACTCTTGGGCGACTCAGGACAGCCAAAGCACGATCGGCGCGCTGTGCCCTTGGGTTTCCATCGGTGCAAACTAACCTGCCGATACCGCGACCGCAGCAACATCAGCCGCCGAGAGATATCGCCTCCCTGATTTTGCTTGCGCTTTTAGGAGGCAGCTGAGCGACACCGTGCTGAAGAAGAGCGTTGTTAAAGCCGAACTTGACGCCGATCCTCCCCGGCGTGGCGAAGCTCTCCTTAATCGGAACGGTGAGTTCCTTTTTCAGCTTGAAAGGGATAACAGCGCCAAAGTCCCTAGTCACTGTCCACGGTGAACGAAACCCCGGTTGCCCGACAAAAATTGCTGGACCTGTGGCAACGACGCGAGCGATAAATCCATTGGCTCTGCCGCTTCGCCACACGAAGAGCTCATCTCCCTTCTCGACACGCAAAGCGACCGTTTTCCATGCGCTGCCCCGACCACGGACGCCCCAGAGCTTATTGTCCCTGCAAATTTTCCAATTCTCGTCCATCCCTGGGGAAATGGAAACAACGAAACTACTCGACACTAAAGCGGCCCTTTCACCGTCGGATGAGTCAACATGAACCTAACCGACCCCTTCCCCAATTTGGGGCGTTCCATACCGAAGGCAGGTTCAGTCGTTGAGGCCCATCCTGCCGGCGCCACCCAGGAACTCGCGGGCCCGGCGGACCGCGGCCTGGTGGCGCGTATACCGGCGGCGAACTGTCCCCCGCCCTTTCAGAAGCATGACGGCCATACAGACGACCCTGATGAGGACCGCCACCGGTTCCGTTTTGCCAGCGAACCTAGAAACCGCCCCCGTTCCACGAGGTTTCGCGAAGACACCGCGCGCCATCAGCGCCGCCCTGTCAAGATGGTGACATGGATTTACCTCGACAGCACGTGCGAGACGAACTACGTCGGTTCGTGGAGGAACGAGACTGGGCGCAGTTTCATTCTCCTGCAAACCTCGCGAAGTCGATATCGATCGAGGCGGCCGAGCTTTTAGAGTGTTTTCAGTGGTCCGACGACTATGATGCAACGGACGTGCGTCTCGAACTCGCAGACGTTCTCACATACGCCTATCTACTCGCAGACCGTCTCGGCGAATCTCCTGACCAGTTGATTCTTGAAAAACTTGCCATCACCCGTCGAAAGTACCCGTCGGCGACATTCCGAGGACGTAGCGACAAGCATGACCAGCTTTAGAATCGATAAGCTCGCCTTCGACGCCGACGCGGTCAGCGTTTGGGCGGATACCGATCCACGCCATAAGAACTGGCCCGTCGTCTACACACTGGACGGCCAGTCCGAGATCTACATTGGAGAGTCGATCAACGGGTCCGGGCGCCTACGCCAGCACATTGACTCCGGGAAAAAGCAACAGCTGAGCCACGCTCGCGTTATCATCGACGACACATTTAATAAGTCCGCATGCCTAGATCTAGAAAGCTACCTGATTCGTCTTGCTGCAGGCGACGGAAAATACACCATCCTAAATCGAAACGACGGTATCACTAACGCCGACTATTACGGCCGGGCCGAATATCAGGAGAAGTTTGAACTCATTTTTGAGGCCCTCCTCTCGGAGGGCGTCTTCACCCGTACAGTACCCGAGATCGAGAATACCGACCTGTTTAAGCTTTCCCCCTTCAAGGCGCTTAATCAAGAACAGGCGATCACTGTTGAAGACATATTGAGCGGACTATTTCATGATCTCGCCAACGGCCAGAGTAGTCGGATCCTCATTCACGGCGAGCCCGGGACTGGGAAGACTGTAGTCGCTATCTACCTCATGAAGCTCTTGGCCGACATTCAGGGCACCGACGAAACCGAGCCGCCTGAAGGCGACTCCCTCCTCAGCGAGTTCTTCGCCCCTGGCTTCCCCGAGCTCCTTGAGAACTTCACCATTGGCCTCGTCATACCCCAGCAATCACTGCGAAAGTCTATTCAGGGAGTTTTCAAGAAAACCCCGGGCCTATCGCCACTCGATGTACTCACGCCATTCCAGGTCGGACAAAATGAAACTAAGTACGACCTTCTGATTGTTGATGAAACCCATCGACTCAGCCAACGCGCAAACATGCCGTCGGCAATGAAGAACATCGAATACCGCAAAATCAATGAGAAGTTGTTCGGAGAAGATGATCCGAAGTACACCCAATTGGACTGGATAAACAGCCAGAGTAACCACCAGATTTATCTGCTTGACTCGGCCCAGAGCGTCAGAACGATGGATGTTTCCAAGGCATCATTGGACGACCTTGTGAAATCGATCGACGTCGAGACCCGCTCGTACCGTCTGTCGTCCCAGATGCGTGTCAAGTCAGATCAGGACTATGTCGGTTACGTCAGGAGGGTGCTTTCGAACAAGCAACCTGCAGTTGAGCGCTTTGACGGCTATGATGTTCGACTCTTCGAGAATTTCGGCGATCTTGTTGCTGCGATTCGGACCCGCGAAGAGGAGGTCGGCCTAGCCAGGCTCCTAGCAGGTTACGCATGGAAATGGAAATCAAAGAACGACAAGTCGGCCTACGATATCGAAATTGGTGGACTGAAGTTCCAGTGGAATCAATCTGACGTCGATTGGGTGAATAGTCCGAACTCGATTAACGAGGTCGGTTCGATTCATACTATCCAAGGCTACGATCTGAATTACGCTGGGGTCATCATCGGGCCGGATCTCACTTACTCACCCAATTCGGGAGAGATGACATTCAACCGGACTCAGTTCTTCGACGGCAAGAGCATCCAGAGAAATAAGCAGCGCAAGTTCACGAACGACGAACTCGTCAGTTACATACAGAACATTTATGCAGTGTTGCTTACTAGGGGGATGCTTGGCACTTACATTTACGTATGCGATTCAGAACTTCGGAACTACCTCGCCCAGTACTTCGAGTTGGATTAGTGCCCCCAGTCGGACTCGAACCGACACTGAAACGGTTTTAAGCCGTCTGCCTCTGCCAATTGGGCTATAGGGGCTCTCTGGTCCCGCCGAAGCGGGACCGGGTGGCGCGCGGGCCGCCGCGCCAGGCTAGGTGGCCACGCGGGTCAGCACCGACATCGCGATGCCGTCCAGGATGTCCTTCTCACTCACCGTGAGGTCGGACAACCCCGCACGCTCTGCCATCACATCACACAGCGCCTGCACCACGAGACCGCCCCCGCCGATCACATCCGCGCGGCCCGGGTGCATCGGCCCCAGGCTGCGGCGTTCGCTCACCGATGAGGCCACGAGCCGGTCGCACACCTCACGCATCCGGTCCAGCGAGATGACGCTGCCGTGGATCCGTTCGGGTTCGTACTCCCCCAGGTCCTGCGCCAGCGCGCTCAGCGTGGTGAAGGTGCCCGCCACGCCCACCCAGCGGGCGGCGCGGCCCACCGGCACGTCGCCGGCCTCATCCAGCGCTGCCGACACCACCCCGCGGGCCTCGGCGATCTCGTCAGCGGTGGGCGGGTCCGAGTGCAGAACCCGCTCAGTGATGCGCACGCAGCCGATGTCCAGGCTCCGGGCGCCCAGCAGGCGCACCTCACCGCGGACGAGCTCGCCCACCACGATCTCCGTGGACCCGCCGCCGAGGTCGGTCACCACGAACGGACCATCGCCCGGCGACAGGTCGGAGACGCCTCCGGCGAAGGTCAGCTCGGCCTCGGTCTGACCCGAGATCACCTCGGCGACAGCGCCCGGGAAGTGGGCGCCCAGCACCTCGGCGGTCATGCCGAAGAACTCGTCCTTGTTGGCCGCATCGCGGGTCGCGGAGGTGGCCACCATCCGCACCGCCTGCACGCCGAGCTCGGCCATCGCGGCCACGTAATCGGTGAGCGCGGTGCGGCAGCGCGAGATCGCGCCCTCGGACAACCGCCCGGTCGCGTCCACGCCCTCGCCGAGGCGGATGATCCGCATCTCGCGCACCACGTCGGTCAACCCAGGCTCACCGGGCACGCCCTCGGCGACGAGCAGGCGGATGGAGTTGGTGCCGCAGTCGATCGCCCCGACGCGCACAGCAGCGGTCACTGCTCGTCCATGGCGAGGTAGTCGGGCACGCCCAGCTCCTCGGGAGTGGGCCAGTCGGAAGGCAGCGCGGTCCCGCGTAGCCCGGCTTCGCAGGCCAGCGCCACCGACTCGTCGCCCAGCCACACCACGCCCGGCCCCTCGGCCAGCGCATACGCCATCAGTACGTGCAGGCACTTGACGCGCTCGGGCATGCCGCCACCGCTGAAGTCCGTGCCCAGGTCCTCGATCGCGTTCCGCTTCTCCAGGTACCGCTCATGCGCCTGCAGATAGTTGGCGGCCAGCTCGGGCTCGTTGGCCAACCTCGTCGTCATCCCCCTCATGATCCCCGCGGATTCCTGACGGCTCGCCTCGGCGGTGAGCCGCGGATCGGTGAGGTAGTACAGCGTGGGGAACGGGGTGCCGTCCTCGAGCCGCGGCGCGGTCTTGACCACCCCGGGCCGCCCGTCGGGGCTGCGGTAGGACACCTCCAGCACCCCGCGCGGCGGCCGGCCCAGCTGGGCGGCGATCGCGTCGAGGTCTTCGCTGGACACGCTCTGGTCGGCGCTCACGCTACGGGTTCTCCTGTGGTTGTTCCTGGACGCCGCCCGGGATGGGGGCGGCGGGGTCGTCACCGCCGGGCCCGCCGTCGGGGACGACCGGTACGGCCGGGGTGTCGGGGCCGCCGGGGATGGACGTGCCCTCGAGCAGCGCCGAGTCCTCCGGCATGATCGGGTCGGTCGGCTCGGAGATCGACCGCCACACCCGCGTCTGCCACGGCAGCGCCGCGATCTCCGCCGCCCGCTGCTCGGCCGCCGCCTGCTCCACCGGATCCACCATGGACACCCGGTACGGCGTCTCCCCCGGCTTCACGGCGCCAAAGCGGATGCGGGCCTGCTGCTCGATGTACGCCGGGTCGGACAGCAGCTCCTGCTCGGCCTCCAGCTCGGCGATCGTCGCCTCGAGCGCGGCCCGCTCCTGCGCCACGGCCTTCTCGTCTCGCAGGAACTGGTAGTGATTGCGCAGCGGGAACGAGACCGTGACCAGGAGGATGATGGCGACGACGGCGAGGAGTCCGATC
Protein-coding regions in this window:
- a CDS encoding IS3 family transposase gives rise to the protein MERKFVAERPNQLWVADITYVRTYAGWVYAAFTIDVYSWMVVDWQLSKNLYTDLALDALNMAIWQRTHAGDDLSGLIHHSDRGVQYRALRYTERLDEQDLVASVGSRGDSYDNALAEAFNSLFKAELTRNRHKGPWRDIDDLEIAVAEYIDWFNHRRIHGEIGYLPPAEHEAQLAAAEPSPETVDDLVDA
- a CDS encoding IS3 family transposase translates to MKVDFIDRHKDEHGVQLICDALAETSAAIAPSSYYAAESRPPSARSLRDAELMAAITTMCKESYHVYGARKMWKEIGRAGHQVARCTVERLMRAEGLKGSNGPSRR
- a CDS encoding nucleotide pyrophosphohydrolase — translated: MDLPRQHVRDELRRFVEERDWAQFHSPANLAKSISIEAAELLECFQWSDDYDATDVRLELADVLTYAYLLADRLGESPDQLILEKLAITRRKYPSATFRGRSDKHDQL
- a CDS encoding serine/threonine-protein kinase, with the translated sequence MKLEKVAAEVAPAATSCTHLGTGGFASTFRIQTVDGDDYALKIVDAAQAGAERTDRELSALERVAHPNVVGYQGTGTQVFEGVTYRWLKMDFVAGDTLGNVIKGGQKFNLIEAVDLVRQAVEGAAALWHAQTSHRDLTPNNLMITPAGDLVIVDLGMARALDDKTITTLPTPGTPGWMSPEQVGANQTHGDWRSDQFVLGLNAYWLLTGSLPFTYRTPYEAWMAPDRQTPRNPRDLNPAIPTALADLVMKMLAKAPHRRFLKAAKLIDDIERIAAALSIPEHAPQTTPQFLLAIGDKKSFASAPGFLKSLRPDGIVIEPRSKDRVSEFMALTDAGATERIIDPCTYLSRSPINHRPAYIQRQDYGKGPNLTGFASPIDREAYCALALDMQLEAAPSIVLAPYFFAANGESSWITESLLCASTTVDLLERRAPDREGVLERVWTTVAVAQAWLTQDDARDQLLTMLTSQPIDTLHLLVRTNQPPFAPLGDSGVLNGLTDVLSVMREFEVPVVLGRRASEGLLGLALGATGWTTGVSGVQMNMSSHPESPQRGGPPQDRIYVPQLLTYVTTSTYVQFVSAEPDLVDLDTAAARTLLSATPTLDSLSTEQRVLLLQHNITAMRNQVSELAGQDTAGRISHMRDLVLTAQSTFGSLPAPAGPGESAAYLSAWSTALG
- a CDS encoding Ppx/GppA phosphatase family protein; this translates as MTAAVRVGAIDCGTNSIRLLVAEGVPGEPGLTDVVREMRIIRLGEGVDATGRLSEGAISRCRTALTDYVAAMAELGVQAVRMVATSATRDAANKDEFFGMTAEVLGAHFPGAVAEVISGQTEAELTFAGGVSDLSPGDGPFVVTDLGGGSTEIVVGELVRGEVRLLGARSLDIGCVRITERVLHSDPPTADEIAEARGVVSAALDEAGDVPVGRAARWVGVAGTFTTLSALAQDLGEYEPERIHGSVISLDRMREVCDRLVASSVSERRSLGPMHPGRADVIGGGGLVVQALCDVMAERAGLSDLTVSEKDILDGIAMSVLTRVAT
- a CDS encoding DUF2075 domain-containing protein, coding for MTSFRIDKLAFDADAVSVWADTDPRHKNWPVVYTLDGQSEIYIGESINGSGRLRQHIDSGKKQQLSHARVIIDDTFNKSACLDLESYLIRLAAGDGKYTILNRNDGITNADYYGRAEYQEKFELIFEALLSEGVFTRTVPEIENTDLFKLSPFKALNQEQAITVEDILSGLFHDLANGQSSRILIHGEPGTGKTVVAIYLMKLLADIQGTDETEPPEGDSLLSEFFAPGFPELLENFTIGLVIPQQSLRKSIQGVFKKTPGLSPLDVLTPFQVGQNETKYDLLIVDETHRLSQRANMPSAMKNIEYRKINEKLFGEDDPKYTQLDWINSQSNHQIYLLDSAQSVRTMDVSKASLDDLVKSIDVETRSYRLSSQMRVKSDQDYVGYVRRVLSNKQPAVERFDGYDVRLFENFGDLVAAIRTREEEVGLARLLAGYAWKWKSKNDKSAYDIEIGGLKFQWNQSDVDWVNSPNSINEVGSIHTIQGYDLNYAGVIIGPDLTYSPNSGEMTFNRTQFFDGKSIQRNKQRKFTNDELVSYIQNIYAVLLTRGMLGTYIYVCDSELRNYLAQYFELD
- a CDS encoding FtsB family cell division protein, encoding MARPPRPSDRRGDARDRALSRRPGEASGAIRRRATGAGRGTTGGRGTGADARGAATDSGVGAGTDQPADGTRRQPPRRRTPSRERDRPVPASARSGRIGTTAHPEAHRLTTRTDLSDTLLGPRNYTPRRIGLLAVVAIILLVTVSFPLRNHYQFLRDEKAVAQERAALEATIAELEAEQELLSDPAYIEQQARIRFGAVKPGETPYRVSMVDPVEQAAAEQRAAEIAALPWQTRVWRSISEPTDPIMPEDSALLEGTSIPGGPDTPAVPVVPDGGPGGDDPAAPIPGGVQEQPQENP
- a CDS encoding transposase encodes the protein MGAPRKYPDELRERATRMALEALADPDRAHGAIVRVAEQLGVHREALRTWVRKSQAEGQDALSVSADRDARLAQLEKENRKLRRANTILKQASASFAAELDRPRR
- a CDS encoding DUF501 domain-containing protein; protein product: MSADQSVSSEDLDAIAAQLGRPPRGVLEVSYRSPDGRPGVVKTAPRLEDGTPFPTLYYLTDPRLTAEASRQESAGIMRGMTTRLANEPELAANYLQAHERYLEKRNAIEDLGTDFSGGGMPERVKCLHVLMAYALAEGPGVVWLGDESVALACEAGLRGTALPSDWPTPEELGVPDYLAMDEQ